The nucleotide sequence GCGAAATCGTGTTGAAACCGGGTGAATCTGCTGAGATTAAAGTGAAGGTTAAACGCAGCGAAGCTTATAAAGATCCCATAGTACTGGCGACCGCCTTCGAGTATTTCAGTTCGAAATTCGGGCAGCAGTTACCGCCCGGCGTCACACTTTCCAAGAAAAGCAAAACCCGTCTGGCAGGCGAGACACTGGAAGGGACTTTGATTATCGAAGCCTCTAAAAAAGCAACACCTGTCAAACGCTTCCCGTTCGCTGCGATGGCACGGGTGGGAATCACTTTCTCGATTACCACCAATTACGCATCGAATGTGATTTATCTGACGATCACCGATGAGGACGGGAAAGACAAGCTGGCGAAAAAATAGGGATCGACTTCAACTCCACTCTCCCCTATTCTGGAAGTTATAAGTTCCTTCCTGCGCAGAAAGACCGAGATGGCCTGGAGAGATTTAAACATTCCCGATTCACAGTTAAGTCGAAGATTTCTCCTGCGCACGATGATCTTCTGCCTTAGTCTAAGCTGCCTTTCTGATGGCAACCTGGTTTCTGCCCAGAAACCCGGCCAAACAGAAAAAACAGCCCCGCCTCTGTATGAATTCACGTTTACTGACGATCAGAAACGGGAACAGACGATCGAAGCTGCCCAGATTCTGCAGGCGCAGGATGGGGGTGTGGTGATGTTGACCCGCGACGGCCGACTGTTGACGGCGACGCCCGAACAACTCAAAAGTAAACGCTCTCTGGACCGCGAGTTCACCCCCCTGGAAACCGGTGAACTGGAAAAGCAGCTCAAGGAAGAATTCGGCGATGATTTCACCGTCACGCAGACCAAACATTTTACGATCTGCAGCCAGGCGGGCAAACGTTATTCGCAGTGGTGCGGCTATCTGTTCGAACGTCTTTATATGGTCCTGCATAATTACTGGGATGACAAAGCACATCCACTGCATGAGCCGGAAGTGCCTTTAATCGCGGTCATCTTCAAGGATCGCGCGAACTTCGAACAGTACGCGAGCCAGATCCTGGGTGACGGTGCGGCTGCCACGCACGGCTTTTATTCAATTCAATCCAACCGGATGGTACTCTACGATCTGACCGCGGCCCCGAATGAGCGCCCAGCCTACACCGACGCCGACATTCTGTTCAAACTGCGAAAGTCGCCGTTCAATGTCGCCACCGTCATCCATGAATGCACACACCAGATCGCCTTTAATGTGGGTCTGCACACCCGCTTCGCCGACAACCCGCTCTGGCTGACCGAAGGCATGGCGACGTTTTTTGAAACCCCCGATCTCAAAAGCAAGACCGGCTGGCGCACCGTCGGCAAACCGAATCCCTGGCGACTGAGGCAGTTTCAGGATTACGCGCGTTCCCGCAGACCCGCCGACTCGCTGCAGACGCTGATTTCCTCGGACCAGCGGTTTCAGGATGCCGAGACCATCCTCGATACCTATGCGGAAGCGTGGGCCTTCTCTTACTTCCTGGTCAAAACCAGACGTCGGCAGTATGAAGAGTATCTGCGGCTGATCGCGGCCCGGCAGCCTTTAATCTGGTCCACTCCCGCAGAACGCATCAAAGACTTTCAGTCGGTCTTTGGGGAGGACCTGAACCAGCTCGATCAGCAATTTATCAGATACATGCGACAAATCAGCCGCTAAATGTGATTTTTCTCTTTGCAGTTTCTCTGTTTCCCAGTATCGTGCGCATACTCCGTTTGATGTCAGCGACGTTCTCAGGCGCGCCGGCCGAACGTCACGAACAGAATAAGTATCAATCCGCAAAGGGCATCTTTCATGTCAACTCCCCTGCAACCATCGGATGAGCAAGCCAAGGTCATCACAGGCTGCCTGTTGCTGCTGTCCATCATTGCACTGGCAGGTGTCTTTTATGTAACCCAGGCAGTTCTGGTCCCGTTTGTGATCGCCATTTTCATTGCGACCATCGTGACGCCGCTCGTCGACCTGCTGGTTCTGAAATGGAAAATGCCTCAAATCATCGCAATTTCCCTGACGCTGCTGCTGGTCTTATCGTTTGGCTTTTTGATCTGCATGACCCTGATCTATTCGACACAGCAGGTGATCTACAAAGCGGAAAACCAATACAGCGAAAAGTTCGGCATCTTTATCAATTCGGTATTCGAAGCCGCCAAAGAAGCCGATGATCTGCCCGTACGCAAACTGGAAGAAGACACAAAGGAACCGCAGCCTGAGACCCCCGATCAGAAAGAGGCC is from Gimesia maris and encodes:
- a CDS encoding DUF1570 domain-containing protein, with translation MAWRDLNIPDSQLSRRFLLRTMIFCLSLSCLSDGNLVSAQKPGQTEKTAPPLYEFTFTDDQKREQTIEAAQILQAQDGGVVMLTRDGRLLTATPEQLKSKRSLDREFTPLETGELEKQLKEEFGDDFTVTQTKHFTICSQAGKRYSQWCGYLFERLYMVLHNYWDDKAHPLHEPEVPLIAVIFKDRANFEQYASQILGDGAAATHGFYSIQSNRMVLYDLTAAPNERPAYTDADILFKLRKSPFNVATVIHECTHQIAFNVGLHTRFADNPLWLTEGMATFFETPDLKSKTGWRTVGKPNPWRLRQFQDYARSRRPADSLQTLISSDQRFQDAETILDTYAEAWAFSYFLVKTRRRQYEEYLRLIAARQPLIWSTPAERIKDFQSVFGEDLNQLDQQFIRYMRQISR